A stretch of the Malus sylvestris chromosome 10, drMalSylv7.2, whole genome shotgun sequence genome encodes the following:
- the LOC126587985 gene encoding uncharacterized protein LOC126587985: MEINKSVLQKLEYLLQEIAESLKEEVAVINNLRPEETYASYLKHLAASTGILGKLDLKERHGHADHVSGDGKEALLDTEDSFSDWVHVIHPVADEFKGDSSVSSAVPPTTKFNSVARLLRYWLGLTADTILSATADILVSVTAAILRIIITTMLDRARALDKLKGILKVIIQELENINPEIREIVTTLVAAKVMIKLSEEDESEVPKGFLAIIQQCLLKFQKKYPDILDGEIQASDA, translated from the exons atggaaataaataaaagtgtgCTCCAAAAATTAGAATATCTATTACAAGAGATTGCAGAATCTCTAAAGGAAGAGGTGGCTGTGATAAATAATTTGCGTCCTGAAGAAACTTATGCATCTTATTTGAAGCATTTGGCTGCTTCTACTGGAATTCTTGGAAAACTGGACTTGAAGGAGCGCCACGGCCATGCAGATCATGTGAGTGGTGACGGCAAAGAAGCATTATTGGACACGGAGGATTCATTCAGTGACTGGGTTCACGTTATCCACCCAGTTGCTGATGAGTTTAAAGGAGACTCCTCCGTATCATCAGCCGTGCCACCAACAACAAAGTTTAATTCTGTGGCACGGCTGCTTAGATATTGGCTCGGTTTAACAGCAGACACAATATTGTCCGCGACAGCCGATATTCTCGTTTCGGTGACAGCCGCCATTCTTAGAATCATTATCACCACCATGCTCGATAGGGCTCGTGCACTTGACAAACTTAAAGGGATCCTGAAAGTTATTATTCAAGAATTGGAAAATATAAACCCAGAAATACGGGAAATCGTTACTACCTTGGTTGCCGCGAAAGTCATGATCAAGCTTTCAGAAGAAGATGAATCTGAAGTCCCTAAGGGGTTCTTGGCGATCATACAACAATGTCTGCTCAAGTTCCAG AAAAAATATCCGGACATCTTGGATGGGGAAATACAAGCTTCAGATGCATAA